A window of Castanea sativa cultivar Marrone di Chiusa Pesio chromosome 1, ASM4071231v1 contains these coding sequences:
- the LOC142621962 gene encoding PI-PLC X domain-containing protein At5g67130-like isoform X3: MDLRASLVLITSYLFFSVAKACSNGDCKLLDPCSSNGDCQAGLYCFSCPLEFSGSRCVRSTTTNQFKLLNGVRSLMLDTYDFQGDVWLCHSSGGKCYDITAFEPAIDTLKEIEAFLSANPTEIVTVILEDYVQAPNGLTKVFTDAGLMKYWFPLKNMPKNGQDWPLVSDMVANNQRLLVFTSIRSKEESEGIAYQWNYMVENRYGDGGMHAGNCPNRAESSPLNDRTKSLVLVNYFPTIPFKQIACEHNSANLINMLHTCFGAAGNRWANFVAVDFYKRSDGGGAFQALDTLNGKLLCGCDDVHACVNGSTSLACNNDINVDHS, from the exons ATGGATCTCCGGGCAAGTTTGGTTTTGATCACTTCTTATCTATTCTTTAGTGTTGCTAAAGCTTGCTCCAATGGGGACTGCAAG CTACTTGACCCATGCTCATCCAATGGAGATTGCCAAGCTGGGCTCTATTGTTTCTCTTGCCCTCTAGAATTTTCAGGCAGTAGATGTGTTAGATCAACCACTACAAACCAATTCAAGCTCCTG AATGGAGTTCGCAGCTTGATGCTAGATACGTATGATTTTCAAGGAGATGTATGGTTGTGCCATTCTTCTGGAGGAAAATGCTATGACATTACTGCATTT gAACCAGCTATAGACACTCTGAAGGAAATAGAAGCTTTTTTATCAGCAAATCCAACAGAAATTGTCACAGTGATCTTAGAAGACTATGTTCAAGCCCCTAATGGATTGACAAAGGTCTTCACCGATGCCGGGTTAATGAAATATTGGTTTCCTTTGAAAAACATGCCAAAAAATGGTCAAGATTGGCCACTAGTAAGTGACATGGTTGCCAACAACCAAAGGCTACTTGTATTCACTTCAATTAGGTCCAAGGAAGAAAGTGAAGGTATTGCTTACCAGTGGAATTACATGGTTGAGAATCGGT ATGGAGATGGTGGAATGCATGCAGGAAATTGTCCCAATAGGGCAGAATCATCACCGCTAAATGACAGAACCAAGTCTTTAGTTTTGGTGAATTATTTCCCAACTATTCCCTTCAAGCAAATTGCATGTGAACATAACTCAGCGAATCTGATTAACATGCTCCATACttgttttggtgctgctggcaACCGGTGGGCTAACTTTGTTGCTGTTGATTTTTACAAG AGAAGCGATGGAGGTGGAGCATTTCAAGCCTTGGACACCCTTAACGGAAAATTGTTGTGTGGTTGTGATGATGTCCATGCATGTGTG
- the LOC142621962 gene encoding PI-PLC X domain-containing protein At5g67130-like isoform X1 has protein sequence MDLRASLVLITSYLFFSVAKACSNGDCKLLDPCSSNGDCQAGLYCFSCPLEFSGSRCVRSTTTNQFKLLNNTLPFNKYAFLTTHNAYAIEGEPSHTGVPRVTFTNQEDNITRQLNNGVRSLMLDTYDFQGDVWLCHSSGGKCYDITAFEPAIDTLKEIEAFLSANPTEIVTVILEDYVQAPNGLTKVFTDAGLMKYWFPLKNMPKNGQDWPLVSDMVANNQRLLVFTSIRSKEESEGIAYQWNYMVENRYGDGGMHAGNCPNRAESSPLNDRTKSLVLVNYFPTIPFKQIACEHNSANLINMLHTCFGAAGNRWANFVAVDFYKRSDGGGAFQALDTLNGKLLCGCDDVHACVNGSTSLACNNDINVDHS, from the exons ATGGATCTCCGGGCAAGTTTGGTTTTGATCACTTCTTATCTATTCTTTAGTGTTGCTAAAGCTTGCTCCAATGGGGACTGCAAG CTACTTGACCCATGCTCATCCAATGGAGATTGCCAAGCTGGGCTCTATTGTTTCTCTTGCCCTCTAGAATTTTCAGGCAGTAGATGTGTTAGATCAACCACTACAAACCAATTCAAGCTCCTG AATAATACACTTCCTTTCAATAAATATGCATTCTTGACAACCCACAATGCCTATGCTATTGAGGGAGAACCATCTCACACGGGAGTTCCTCGAGTTACCTTTACAAATCAAGAAGACAACATCACTCGACAGCTAAAT AATGGAGTTCGCAGCTTGATGCTAGATACGTATGATTTTCAAGGAGATGTATGGTTGTGCCATTCTTCTGGAGGAAAATGCTATGACATTACTGCATTT gAACCAGCTATAGACACTCTGAAGGAAATAGAAGCTTTTTTATCAGCAAATCCAACAGAAATTGTCACAGTGATCTTAGAAGACTATGTTCAAGCCCCTAATGGATTGACAAAGGTCTTCACCGATGCCGGGTTAATGAAATATTGGTTTCCTTTGAAAAACATGCCAAAAAATGGTCAAGATTGGCCACTAGTAAGTGACATGGTTGCCAACAACCAAAGGCTACTTGTATTCACTTCAATTAGGTCCAAGGAAGAAAGTGAAGGTATTGCTTACCAGTGGAATTACATGGTTGAGAATCGGT ATGGAGATGGTGGAATGCATGCAGGAAATTGTCCCAATAGGGCAGAATCATCACCGCTAAATGACAGAACCAAGTCTTTAGTTTTGGTGAATTATTTCCCAACTATTCCCTTCAAGCAAATTGCATGTGAACATAACTCAGCGAATCTGATTAACATGCTCCATACttgttttggtgctgctggcaACCGGTGGGCTAACTTTGTTGCTGTTGATTTTTACAAG AGAAGCGATGGAGGTGGAGCATTTCAAGCCTTGGACACCCTTAACGGAAAATTGTTGTGTGGTTGTGATGATGTCCATGCATGTGTG
- the LOC142621962 gene encoding PI-PLC X domain-containing protein At5g67130-like isoform X2: MDLRASLVLITSYLFFSVAKACSNGDCKLLDPCSSNGDCQAGLYCFSCPLEFSGSRCVRSTTTNQFKLLNNTLPFNKYAFLTTHNAYAIEGEPSHTGVPRVTFTNQEDNITRQLNNGVRSLMLDTYDFQGDVWLCHSSGGKCYDITAFEPAIDTLKEIEAFLSANPTEIVTVILEDYVQAPNGLTKVFTDAGLMKYWFPLKNMPKNGQDWPLVSDMVANNQRLLVFTSIRSKEESEDGDGGMHAGNCPNRAESSPLNDRTKSLVLVNYFPTIPFKQIACEHNSANLINMLHTCFGAAGNRWANFVAVDFYKRSDGGGAFQALDTLNGKLLCGCDDVHACVNGSTSLACNNDINVDHS, from the exons ATGGATCTCCGGGCAAGTTTGGTTTTGATCACTTCTTATCTATTCTTTAGTGTTGCTAAAGCTTGCTCCAATGGGGACTGCAAG CTACTTGACCCATGCTCATCCAATGGAGATTGCCAAGCTGGGCTCTATTGTTTCTCTTGCCCTCTAGAATTTTCAGGCAGTAGATGTGTTAGATCAACCACTACAAACCAATTCAAGCTCCTG AATAATACACTTCCTTTCAATAAATATGCATTCTTGACAACCCACAATGCCTATGCTATTGAGGGAGAACCATCTCACACGGGAGTTCCTCGAGTTACCTTTACAAATCAAGAAGACAACATCACTCGACAGCTAAAT AATGGAGTTCGCAGCTTGATGCTAGATACGTATGATTTTCAAGGAGATGTATGGTTGTGCCATTCTTCTGGAGGAAAATGCTATGACATTACTGCATTT gAACCAGCTATAGACACTCTGAAGGAAATAGAAGCTTTTTTATCAGCAAATCCAACAGAAATTGTCACAGTGATCTTAGAAGACTATGTTCAAGCCCCTAATGGATTGACAAAGGTCTTCACCGATGCCGGGTTAATGAAATATTGGTTTCCTTTGAAAAACATGCCAAAAAATGGTCAAGATTGGCCACTAGTAAGTGACATGGTTGCCAACAACCAAAGGCTACTTGTATTCACTTCAATTAGGTCCAAGGAAGAAAGTGAAG ATGGAGATGGTGGAATGCATGCAGGAAATTGTCCCAATAGGGCAGAATCATCACCGCTAAATGACAGAACCAAGTCTTTAGTTTTGGTGAATTATTTCCCAACTATTCCCTTCAAGCAAATTGCATGTGAACATAACTCAGCGAATCTGATTAACATGCTCCATACttgttttggtgctgctggcaACCGGTGGGCTAACTTTGTTGCTGTTGATTTTTACAAG AGAAGCGATGGAGGTGGAGCATTTCAAGCCTTGGACACCCTTAACGGAAAATTGTTGTGTGGTTGTGATGATGTCCATGCATGTGTG